A region of the Vibrio chagasii genome:
TTAGACTTCCCTATTGTATGTTGTAGCGCTCGCTTAAACTATGCCTATAAATATTTATCTAAACCGATAAAAACAGAAGGTATGGCCCCCTTATTAGACCTAATAATAAATAATGTTGAGGCTCCAAAAATTTTAGAAAGCTCAGAACCTTTAATGCAAATCCACCAACTTGATTATTCACCATATATCGGACTAATTGGCATTGGTCGTGTATTGGCAGGCGGATTTACAAAAGGTCAGAAAGTTATTATTACAAGTCAGGGGAAACCGGAAAGAAGTGCGACAGTAAAAGAAGTCTTTCGCTCTCATGGGCTTAATAGAGTTGCAATCCCAGAAGGAGATGTTGGAGATATTATTGCTATATCTGGTATTGATAACATATGTATTTCAGACATTATAACGACTAAAAATAACAAATTAAAACTAGGACAACTACAAATCGATAAACCAATGGTGTGTATCCAATTTAGCGTTAATGACTCTCCATTCGCAGGACAAGAAGGAAAAGTACTTCAGTCAAAAGCTCTTACAGAAAGGTTAAGGCTTGAAGCAACACATGATGTTGCTTTGAAAATAAAACCATCCAATGATGCTGGGTGTATCGACGTTTCCGGAAGAGGTGAATTACACCTTGGTGTTTTAATTGAAAAGCTGAGGAGAGAGGGCTCAGAATTTTGTATTTCAAGACCTAAAGTAATAAATAATGAAATGAATAAAAATCACCACGAACCATATAATAAGTGTTTTATCACCTGCTATAACAAAAATATCAGTGACATAATCTATGAGTTAACGAACAGAGAAGCCACTCTTATATCAAGTGAAACAGCAGGCGATGATCAAAGTAACTTAGTTTTTAGAGGGTCATTAAGAGGAATGCTTGGGTTGAGACATTGCCTGAATAACCTCTCAGGGGGTACTGCATCATTTCATTTTGAAGAGGACGGATTCGGCAATAAGAGTAGCGAGAACGTTGGGCAGAGGATCGGAAGCGTAATGGTTTCAAATGGAACAGGTAAGGCATTAAACCATGCGTTAGCTCACCTGCAGGATCGAGGTAGAATGATGATTACGCACGGTGAACAGGTATATAAAGGACAAATAATCGGTGCAGCCATAACACCATCAGACCTTTATGTTAATTGCAGACAGGGCAAACAACTAGCCAGAGTTTGGAGAACCACTGCAGATAAAAACTATGCGATGAAAGCCACTTTCGCAATGAGCTTAGAACAAGCAATGACTTGGATTAATGATGACGAATTAATCGAAGTCACACCTCTTAATATTAGACTAGCAAAACGCAATTAAACAATATGTAAGGATAGTTTTATGATGAGTTTTATTTTCTTATTACTATTAATATCGGTAATCAGTATATTTACACGTAAAAAGCAATTAGGTTATGTAATATTTACCATATCATTAATTATAAGTTTATATTGGTTTAACCACCATGCAACAGATACCCTATCTATTTTATTATAAGGGGCAATTCAATGAATAATAAAAAAATAACCATATTCAATATACTTGGTCTTCTCGGTATTACCGTCGTTTTACTCATGGGATCAATCTTACAATTATCTTTGAATGAATTACCTTGCCCACTTTGCTTGTTGCAACGTTTAGGTTTTGTAATGGTAATGTTTGGCTTTATGTTGAACGTAGTTTACGGTACTGAGCAACGACATTATGGCATTATTTTAATTGGTGCACTATTTGGTGCTGCTACGTCCCTTCGCCAAATATCATTACATGTTATCCCTGGTACACCTGGTTATGGTAGCGCAATATTTGGCATGCATTATTATACTTGGGCTTTTGTTATTTTCGGTATGACAATTTCCGGAGTAGCACTCTTACTTATGCTCTGGAATAATGATTGTAAAACAAAAGAACATCAAATGACCACATTTGGAAAAGGCATATGCATTATTGCAATTATTACAGTGCTGATAAATGTTATTTCAACTTTTTTAGAGTGTGGTCCATATGAATGCCCAGCAGACCCTATCAGTTATTGGTTTTCCGATCTCTTTAAATAACTGACTATTTTAAAACCGTCAGGTCAAGATAGCAAAATAAAGGCCCAATTGTTGATACAGTTGTGCCTTTTTGGAATGGAAAATAGTAATCAATTAACAAAGGTTAATGAACTCGGTTGAAATTGCCTCTATGTTTTAGCCCCAAATAATAAGGAGAAAGGTAATGATCGAGTGGAGAGTGAAAAAATTTGCAGAGCTATCGGTTGATGAGCTCTATGATTTCTTACGAGAAAGAGTCGATATTTTTATCGTAGACATGAAAACACCCTACAGCGACTTGGATGGTAAAGATAACCATCCCGAGACCTATCACGTCATGGGCTATGATAACGAACGTCTCGTGGCTTACAGTCGTATTATGGCTCCCAAACTTGGATACCCTTGTGATGTGCTCCCATTGATCAACGCGGATGCCGATGATGTATGTATCGGTCGTGTCATCGTCGCAAAAGAGTACAGAGGTAAGCAGGTAGGTAACCAACTCATGCAAGTAAGCTTCGATACGACTCGAAAAATTTACCCGGAAAGCTCTATTTTCATTTCAGCGCAAGCACACCTGAAAGACTACTATGGTAAATTCGGTTTCGATGTGGTGACGGACAGTTATTTAGAAGATGGATGTACTATGTTGGGCCTTAGATATATTCCAGAGGTCGTGATGGTTTAACAAAAGCAGAAAGTTTAACTCACCCTAAAATGCAAAAAACCCGACAACTCAGAGAGCTATCGGGTTTCTTTTAATAATGGCACGCCCTGTAGGATTCGAACCTACGACCACATCCTTAGAAGAGATGGGATGCCGAAATCAACATGAAACACAAAGAATCAAAATAAAACAATAAAACAATAAAAATCAAGAAATTATAATATGAAAAACATAAATATAAGTTTTATTATGTTTCACCAAGTTTCAAAGATATCACTCGTTACTTGACCATATACTTGACCACGGATCTAGGCAAGTGCTATTTTAAATCAACGAA
Encoded here:
- a CDS encoding GTP-binding protein translates to MKHQNIRNIAIVAHVDHGKTSIVDTLLRQTNSLSRQDEGKHLLLDSNDQEQERGITILSKVTAVDWKDHRINIIDTPGHSDFSGEVERVIDMADAALVVVDAVEGPMPQTRFVAEKAIKKGLKILVAINKIDRRESNVSRCLDKLYDLLIQLGATLEQLDFPIVCCSARLNYAYKYLSKPIKTEGMAPLLDLIINNVEAPKILESSEPLMQIHQLDYSPYIGLIGIGRVLAGGFTKGQKVIITSQGKPERSATVKEVFRSHGLNRVAIPEGDVGDIIAISGIDNICISDIITTKNNKLKLGQLQIDKPMVCIQFSVNDSPFAGQEGKVLQSKALTERLRLEATHDVALKIKPSNDAGCIDVSGRGELHLGVLIEKLRREGSEFCISRPKVINNEMNKNHHEPYNKCFITCYNKNISDIIYELTNREATLISSETAGDDQSNLVFRGSLRGMLGLRHCLNNLSGGTASFHFEEDGFGNKSSENVGQRIGSVMVSNGTGKALNHALAHLQDRGRMMITHGEQVYKGQIIGAAITPSDLYVNCRQGKQLARVWRTTADKNYAMKATFAMSLEQAMTWINDDELIEVTPLNIRLAKRN
- a CDS encoding DUF5993 family protein, with product MMSFIFLLLLISVISIFTRKKQLGYVIFTISLIISLYWFNHHATDTLSILL
- a CDS encoding disulfide bond formation protein B, whose product is MNNKKITIFNILGLLGITVVLLMGSILQLSLNELPCPLCLLQRLGFVMVMFGFMLNVVYGTEQRHYGIILIGALFGAATSLRQISLHVIPGTPGYGSAIFGMHYYTWAFVIFGMTISGVALLLMLWNNDCKTKEHQMTTFGKGICIIAIITVLINVISTFLECGPYECPADPISYWFSDLFK
- a CDS encoding GNAT family N-acetyltransferase, whose translation is MIEWRVKKFAELSVDELYDFLRERVDIFIVDMKTPYSDLDGKDNHPETYHVMGYDNERLVAYSRIMAPKLGYPCDVLPLINADADDVCIGRVIVAKEYRGKQVGNQLMQVSFDTTRKIYPESSIFISAQAHLKDYYGKFGFDVVTDSYLEDGCTMLGLRYIPEVVMV